A genomic segment from Polyangium mundeleinium encodes:
- a CDS encoding MXAN_5808 family serine peptidase: MKVLERLGKIGIAFATFAIAAFFAVQFGAGGLWRGFEPALAVTGGGPTTKAPYDLTRLEAVNETLKLIRDKYVEPGRVKPKEMLLSALNYVQRDVAQVIVVNDDPNEVTVRVETAEKKFRIDNVQGPWDVSARLREVFAFLQKNLRGTEVDLREVEYAACNGMLHTLDPHSVFLSPEAYKEMNLSTSGHFGGLGIVISIRDQVLTVINPMPDTPAGRAGIKRHDRIVKINNESTLNMPLDDAVRRLRGDPGTKVTVWVTRDGEQGWQTPKPYELVREVIKVRSIESRPLEASGIGYVRIKNFQATTSTELDLALDDLRNKGSLKGLVLDLRGNPGGLLDQATRVADKFLADGVIVSTVGASEGRDEKKAKGPGTEPTYPIVVLVNGNSASASEIVAGALKNHDRAVIVGSTTFGKGSVQLVFPDVTPEKAALKLTIAQYLTPGDVSIQGVGVTPDIELDPMTVDELEMDLTIQKDGLRERDLSAHLTNGKAQPGSKPREVVRYQLTSAEREDMRERGGETDDDFRVDFPIRFARDLAQRLPPGAARNAQIDASRDYIEKARKDELDKVAAELSKLGYDWSDAPEGAQGPAKSDLEVKVETDRANNEVTAGEPMNLSVTVKNNGKLPIYRLRASTESDSGYLDGKELVFGKIAPGQSKTSKAPLGWCEVEGRKVGTTKPRLANQKRICKIPMDALSRADGVKVKFEAAGGFEPPAAEFRPTIRALERPLFQYAYQIVDDRSGNGDGRIQRGEGVSMYLTVKNVGKGRSFETQANIANLSGEGLLLRAGRFDISNMNPGDVRKVVFTFDVQPELQDTEATLSLSVGDRDLREVATEKVKIPVGGPITLTKAAGTAKAGLQGATLFATADANALVFGKLRPGETVAITGKVGDFYKVDLGSSRFAFVLAAEATQGSGAASVTPSFEDVYSKAPPTLDVNASAMATRDEKVKITGAASDGERLLDLYVFVGSRKLYYKSNRDGADPKKATFEFDAPLRPGVNVITVVARENSDTMTRRTLVVRKDGSDGTILKTPKTDDPVAEWLGEAALPED, encoded by the coding sequence ATGAAGGTCCTCGAGCGTCTCGGGAAGATCGGCATCGCGTTTGCCACGTTCGCCATCGCTGCGTTTTTCGCGGTGCAGTTCGGGGCGGGCGGTCTGTGGCGCGGGTTCGAACCCGCCCTCGCCGTGACGGGCGGCGGCCCCACGACGAAAGCGCCCTACGATCTGACGCGCCTCGAAGCCGTCAACGAGACGCTCAAGCTCATCCGCGACAAGTACGTCGAGCCGGGACGGGTCAAGCCGAAGGAGATGCTTCTTTCGGCGCTGAACTATGTCCAGCGTGACGTCGCCCAGGTGATCGTCGTGAACGACGATCCGAACGAGGTGACCGTCCGCGTCGAGACGGCGGAGAAGAAGTTCCGCATCGACAACGTGCAGGGCCCCTGGGACGTATCGGCGCGCCTGCGCGAGGTCTTCGCGTTCCTCCAGAAAAACCTGCGCGGCACCGAGGTCGATCTGCGCGAGGTCGAGTACGCGGCGTGCAACGGCATGTTGCACACGCTCGACCCGCACTCGGTCTTTTTGAGCCCCGAGGCCTACAAGGAGATGAACCTCTCCACGTCGGGCCATTTCGGCGGCCTCGGCATCGTGATCTCGATCCGCGATCAGGTCCTCACCGTGATCAACCCCATGCCGGACACGCCGGCGGGGCGCGCGGGCATCAAGCGTCACGATCGGATCGTCAAGATCAACAACGAGTCGACGCTCAACATGCCGCTCGACGACGCCGTGCGCCGCCTGCGCGGCGACCCCGGGACGAAGGTCACGGTGTGGGTCACGCGCGACGGCGAGCAAGGCTGGCAGACGCCGAAGCCCTACGAGCTCGTGCGTGAGGTCATCAAGGTTCGCTCCATCGAGTCGCGCCCACTCGAGGCCTCGGGCATCGGCTACGTGCGCATCAAGAACTTCCAGGCGACGACGTCGACGGAGCTCGACCTCGCGCTCGACGATCTGCGAAACAAGGGCTCGCTGAAGGGCCTTGTGCTCGACCTGCGCGGCAACCCGGGCGGCCTGCTCGATCAGGCCACGCGCGTCGCCGACAAGTTCCTCGCGGACGGCGTCATCGTCTCCACTGTGGGCGCCTCCGAGGGCCGCGACGAGAAGAAGGCCAAGGGCCCCGGCACCGAGCCTACGTACCCCATCGTCGTCCTCGTCAACGGCAACTCCGCCAGCGCGAGCGAGATCGTCGCGGGCGCGCTGAAGAACCACGATCGCGCGGTCATCGTCGGCTCGACGACGTTCGGCAAGGGCAGCGTGCAGCTCGTCTTCCCCGACGTCACGCCGGAGAAGGCCGCGCTCAAGCTCACGATCGCGCAGTACCTCACGCCCGGCGACGTCTCGATCCAGGGCGTCGGCGTCACGCCCGACATCGAGCTCGATCCGATGACGGTCGACGAGCTCGAGATGGATCTCACGATCCAGAAGGACGGCCTGCGCGAGCGTGATCTCTCGGCGCACCTGACGAACGGCAAGGCCCAGCCCGGGTCGAAGCCGCGCGAGGTCGTGCGCTACCAGCTCACGAGCGCCGAGCGCGAGGACATGCGCGAGCGCGGCGGCGAGACCGACGACGACTTCCGCGTGGACTTCCCGATCCGCTTCGCGCGTGACCTCGCGCAGCGCCTGCCCCCCGGCGCCGCGCGCAACGCGCAGATCGACGCCTCGCGCGACTACATCGAGAAGGCGCGCAAGGACGAGCTCGACAAGGTCGCCGCGGAGCTGTCGAAGCTCGGCTACGACTGGTCCGACGCACCCGAGGGCGCACAGGGACCGGCGAAGAGCGACCTCGAAGTGAAGGTCGAGACGGACCGCGCGAACAACGAGGTGACGGCGGGCGAGCCGATGAACCTCTCGGTCACGGTGAAAAACAACGGCAAGCTGCCGATCTACCGCCTGCGCGCCTCCACCGAGAGCGACAGCGGCTACCTCGACGGCAAGGAGCTCGTCTTCGGCAAGATCGCGCCCGGCCAGAGCAAGACCTCGAAGGCGCCGCTCGGCTGGTGTGAGGTCGAGGGCCGCAAGGTCGGCACGACGAAGCCGCGCCTCGCGAACCAGAAGCGCATCTGCAAGATCCCGATGGACGCGTTGAGCCGCGCCGACGGCGTGAAGGTGAAGTTCGAGGCCGCAGGCGGCTTCGAGCCCCCGGCGGCCGAGTTCCGCCCGACGATCCGCGCCCTCGAGCGCCCGCTCTTCCAGTACGCCTACCAGATCGTCGACGACCGCAGCGGCAACGGCGACGGCCGCATCCAGCGCGGCGAGGGCGTGTCGATGTACCTGACCGTGAAGAACGTCGGCAAGGGCCGCTCGTTCGAGACGCAGGCGAACATCGCGAACCTCTCGGGCGAGGGCCTGCTCCTGCGCGCCGGCCGGTTCGACATCTCGAACATGAACCCCGGCGACGTGCGCAAGGTGGTCTTCACCTTCGACGTGCAGCCCGAGCTGCAAGACACCGAGGCGACGCTGAGCCTGTCCGTCGGCGATCGCGATCTGCGCGAGGTCGCCACGGAGAAGGTGAAGATCCCCGTCGGCGGCCCGATCACGCTCACGAAGGCCGCGGGCACGGCGAAGGCCGGCCTGCAGGGCGCGACGCTGTTCGCGACGGCGGACGCGAACGCGCTCGTCTTCGGCAAGCTGCGGCCCGGCGAGACCGTGGCCATCACGGGCAAGGTGGGCGACTTCTACAAGGTCGACCTCGGTTCGAGCCGCTTCGCCTTCGTGCTCGCCGCGGAGGCCACGCAGGGCAGCGGCGCTGCGTCCGTCACGCCGTCCTTCGAGGACGTCTACTCGAAGGCGCCGCCCACGCTCGACGTGAACGCCTCGGCCATGGCCACGCGCGACGAGAAGGTGAAGATCACGGGCGCCGCCTCCGATGGCGAGCGCTTGCTCGACCTGTACGTCTTCGTCGGTTCGCGCAAGCTCTACTACAAGTCGAACCGCGACGGCGCCGACCCCAAGAAGGCGACGTTCGAGTTCGATGCGCCGCTCCGGCCGGGCGTGAACGTCATCACGGTCGTGGCGCGTGAGAACTCGGACACGATGACGCGCCGCACGCTCGTCGTGCGCAAGGACGGCTCCGACGGCACGATCCTGAAGACGCCGAAGACGGACGATCCGGTCGCCGAGTGGCTCGGCGAAGCGGCGCTCCCCGAGGATTGA
- the tatA gene encoding twin-arginine translocase TatA/TatE family subunit, protein MGRLSITELLLILGVALLLFGAGRISDIGKGLGEGIRNFKKGLKDEDQPPPKQLPKKEDEGGEKSTS, encoded by the coding sequence ATGGGCCGACTGAGCATCACCGAACTCCTTCTCATCCTGGGCGTCGCTCTGCTCTTGTTCGGCGCCGGGCGCATCTCCGACATCGGGAAGGGCCTCGGCGAGGGCATCCGAAACTTCAAGAAGGGCCTCAAGGACGAGGACCAACCCCCGCCGAAGCAGCTCCCGAAGAAGGAAGACGAAGGCGGCGAGAAGTCGACGTCGTAA